The window AGCGCGGCTTCACCCGCTAACGCGCGATTGGTCGCCGTCGCTGCTATGGGCTTGCCCGGCTGGCCCGGGACCGGTACACCGCCCGCACCATGAGCGATCAAACCACACAAAATGACCCTGGTCAGAAATCCGGTGGCTGGCTGTCACGCCTGGCCGGTGGCCTGTCCAAATCCTCCGACAAGATCGGCGGCGGCCTCTCCGACATGTTCGGTGGTAAGCGCCCACTTGATGATGAGGCGTTGGAGGAGCTGGAGGAGCTGCTAATCACCGCCGATCTGGGCCCGGCTACGGCGGCCAAGATCACCGCAGAGCTGGCGGATAAGCAATTCAGCCGCAACCCCTCAACGGAAGAAATTAAGCAGGGCCTGGCCGAGGTCATCGCCCCGATGATTGAGAATGTGGCGAAGCCGCTTGAGGTCAAAACCGTTCACCGCCCGCATATTGTGCTGGTGGTTGGGGTTAATGGTTCGGGTAAGACCACGACGATCGCGAAGCTTGCAAACCTGCTGCAGGATAATCGGTTCCGGGTCACGCTTGCCGCGGGTGATACGTTCCGCGCGGCGGCGATTGAGCAGCTGAAGATTTGGGGTGGCCGGGTTGGTTGCCCAGTTATCGCCAAAGACCATGGCGCTGACAGTGCCGGCGTCGCCTTTGAGGCAGTGGAAGCCGCGCGTGAGACCGATCACGATGTGGTGCTGATCGATACCGCTGGCCGATTGCAAAACCAGGCTAATCTGATGGCCGAGCTTGAGAAGATCAGCCGGGTTTTGAAGAAGCTGGATGGCGAGGCACCACACTCAACAATCCTCGTCCTCGACGCCACGGTTGGCCAAAACGCCTATACCCAGGTGGAGGCATTCCAGAAGATCGCCAATGTCACCGGCTTGGTCGTGACCAAGCTTGATGGCTCCGCCCGTGGCGGTGTCGTCATTGGCCTTGCCGAACGCTTTGGCCTGCCCGTTCATGCCATTGGCGTGGGTGAGGGCATCGACGACCTCCGCCCCTTCACTGCCGAAA is drawn from Alphaproteobacteria bacterium SS10 and contains these coding sequences:
- the ftsY gene encoding signal recognition particle-docking protein FtsY; the encoded protein is MSDQTTQNDPGQKSGGWLSRLAGGLSKSSDKIGGGLSDMFGGKRPLDDEALEELEELLITADLGPATAAKITAELADKQFSRNPSTEEIKQGLAEVIAPMIENVAKPLEVKTVHRPHIVLVVGVNGSGKTTTIAKLANLLQDNRFRVTLAAGDTFRAAAIEQLKIWGGRVGCPVIAKDHGADSAGVAFEAVEAARETDHDVVLIDTAGRLQNQANLMAELEKISRVLKKLDGEAPHSTILVLDATVGQNAYTQVEAFQKIANVTGLVVTKLDGSARGGVVIGLAERFGLPVHAIGVGEGIDDLRPFTAESFARLLVGLDA